A portion of the Terriglobia bacterium genome contains these proteins:
- a CDS encoding sigma-70 family RNA polymerase sigma factor — protein MAVNKTRDLNQDERPPEVVDEEEKAVLPDTAMGGSIVRYDPLTQYLQEIRKYPILPPEEQRQLAIRYQKFKDIGAARQLITSNLRLVVKIVFEYHQAFKEVLDLIQAGNIGLMQALRKFDPYRRTRFSSYATYWIKAYILKYILDNFSLVKFATTNERRKLFFNLKRERERLEREFADHSPRLLAEHFGVKESDVVDIESVTQGGDLSLDAPLTQETTESFAEQLPAQGPALDDALADAEYRRLLQNKFLEFSKTLKPRELVVFRERLIAEDPKTLQQIADQFGVTREAVRQMESKIVNRLKEFLVEELGELKDFEFLGRRGEG, from the coding sequence ATGGCCGTCAATAAGACCAGGGATCTGAATCAGGATGAGCGACCGCCCGAGGTAGTCGACGAAGAAGAAAAGGCGGTTCTGCCCGACACTGCGATGGGCGGATCGATCGTCCGATATGATCCGCTGACCCAGTATCTCCAGGAGATTCGTAAATATCCCATCCTGCCGCCGGAAGAACAGCGCCAGCTCGCCATTCGATACCAGAAATTCAAAGATATAGGGGCAGCCCGCCAGCTCATCACCAGCAATCTCCGGCTGGTGGTGAAGATCGTTTTCGAATATCACCAGGCGTTCAAAGAAGTCCTCGACTTGATTCAAGCTGGAAACATCGGTCTGATGCAAGCGCTGCGCAAGTTCGATCCTTACCGCCGGACGAGATTTTCTTCCTACGCGACTTACTGGATCAAGGCATACATCCTCAAGTACATCCTCGACAATTTCAGCCTTGTCAAATTCGCCACGACCAACGAGCGTCGAAAGCTGTTTTTCAATCTGAAGCGGGAGCGGGAGAGGCTGGAAAGGGAATTCGCCGACCACAGCCCCAGGCTCCTGGCTGAACATTTTGGCGTCAAGGAGTCGGATGTGGTGGATATTGAGAGCGTGACGCAAGGGGGCGATCTGTCGCTGGATGCGCCGTTGACTCAAGAGACCACGGAGTCTTTTGCCGAACAGTTGCCGGCGCAAGGTCCCGCTCTGGATGATGCGTTGGCCGACGCGGAATATCGGCGGTTGCTTCAAAACAAGTTCCTCGAATTCTCCAAGACCCTCAAGCCCCGGGAGTTGGTGGTCTTCCGGGAACGGCTGATCGCGGAAGATCCTAAAACCTTGCAACAGATCGCCGACCAGTTTGGGGTGACGCGGGAAGCTGTGCGCCAGATGGAGTCCAAAATTGTCAATCGCCTCAAGGAGTTTCTGGTGGAGGAACTGGGCGAACTGAAAGATTTCGAGTTTTTAGGGCGGCGGGGGGAAGGGTGA
- a CDS encoding radical SAM protein translates to MPNHIRSRYETLLQQEWGATPVPFGSRQWNVALAYANTYYLGMSNLGVHSLYQLMNHDPEVSCERVFLPEPGDEEALRTSGLELFSLESQTPVAQFDVLAFSIAFEPDYLNLPKIFEMARIPALSRDRDESHPLVIAGGAAIFLNPEPVADFFDAIFVGEAEVLVPEFLKILKSNTGGNGSASSKRQDLLARLAEMPGCYVPALHSEQSAPVKRQKLDGTMDEFTPATQILTANTEFSNKFMIEISRGCPAGCRFCWAGYSYRRPKMASASSILRMAAAARSRTNKIGLVATAVLDHPEIEDILGGLENLDYQIAVASLRLEQISPRLLRSLVRSHDQQVTVAPETGTDRLRQVVNKHLTNDQIKGICRSIFEEGILNLKLYFMVGLPTEMHEDIAGIVDFVKELQAIMVEASRRHGRLGSLVISLNCFVPKPNTPFQWVEVEDEKTLQGKIDFIVRGLGGVPNVRVNAMRPREAHLQSILSLGDRSLSSFILRTHERQGHWRKAARDLGIQAHHFTRTRPNFKEKLPWEVMDLGISKLFLMSEWKQAMDAKFSAPCPDVDGCVHCGVCPPASIVETSPKDQASDQRLKPPPHVTRPWVPPPA, encoded by the coding sequence ATGCCAAATCACATTCGAAGCAGGTACGAGACCCTGCTCCAGCAGGAGTGGGGGGCGACGCCGGTCCCGTTTGGGTCACGCCAATGGAATGTCGCGCTGGCGTATGCCAATACCTACTACCTGGGGATGTCGAACCTGGGAGTGCACTCCCTCTATCAGTTGATGAACCACGACCCGGAGGTGAGCTGCGAGCGGGTGTTCCTTCCCGAGCCCGGCGATGAGGAGGCCCTGCGAACCAGCGGTTTGGAATTGTTTTCGCTGGAATCACAGACGCCGGTGGCTCAATTCGACGTCCTGGCCTTTTCGATTGCGTTCGAACCGGACTATCTGAATCTTCCGAAGATCTTCGAGATGGCACGAATTCCGGCGCTGTCTCGCGATCGTGATGAATCACACCCGCTGGTGATCGCCGGCGGAGCCGCCATCTTTCTTAATCCCGAACCCGTGGCCGATTTCTTTGACGCGATTTTTGTGGGAGAAGCGGAAGTTCTGGTGCCGGAATTCTTGAAGATTCTCAAATCAAACACGGGCGGGAACGGGTCTGCCTCCTCCAAGCGGCAGGATCTCCTCGCACGCTTGGCGGAAATGCCGGGTTGCTACGTCCCCGCGCTTCATTCCGAGCAATCAGCCCCGGTGAAGCGTCAGAAACTCGATGGCACGATGGACGAGTTTACTCCGGCAACCCAGATTTTGACGGCTAACACGGAATTTTCCAACAAGTTCATGATCGAGATTTCCCGCGGCTGTCCGGCCGGATGCCGGTTCTGCTGGGCGGGTTACAGCTATCGCCGTCCCAAGATGGCAAGCGCGTCGTCCATTCTCCGGATGGCCGCAGCGGCGCGGTCGCGCACCAATAAGATCGGCCTTGTTGCCACCGCCGTGCTTGACCATCCCGAGATTGAGGACATTCTGGGAGGCCTTGAAAATCTGGATTATCAAATTGCCGTGGCGTCGCTGCGCCTGGAGCAGATCTCTCCGCGCCTCTTGCGGTCCCTGGTTCGATCTCACGACCAACAGGTCACAGTGGCCCCGGAGACCGGCACCGACCGGCTGCGGCAGGTGGTCAACAAGCATCTGACCAACGACCAGATCAAGGGGATTTGCCGCTCAATTTTCGAAGAGGGGATTCTCAATCTCAAGCTGTATTTCATGGTGGGCCTGCCCACCGAGATGCACGAAGATATCGCCGGGATCGTCGATTTTGTCAAGGAATTGCAGGCCATCATGGTCGAGGCAAGCCGAAGGCATGGACGGCTCGGCTCGCTGGTGATCAGTCTCAACTGCTTTGTGCCGAAGCCCAACACTCCCTTCCAATGGGTCGAGGTGGAAGACGAAAAGACATTGCAGGGCAAGATCGATTTCATTGTCCGCGGTCTCGGCGGCGTGCCCAATGTGCGCGTCAATGCCATGCGGCCGCGGGAGGCGCACCTTCAGAGTATTCTCTCTCTGGGCGACCGCTCCCTGTCATCCTTTATTTTGAGGACCCACGAGCGGCAAGGTCATTGGAGAAAGGCGGCGCGGGACCTGGGGATCCAGGCGCATCACTTCACGCGGACTCGGCCGAATTTCAAAGAAAAATTGCCGTGGGAAGTTATGGACCTGGGAATTTCCAAGCTCTTTTTGATGAGTGAATGGAAACAGGCCATGGACGCGAAATTCAGTGCGCCCTGCCCGGATGTCGATGGCTGCGTGCATTGTGGCGTGTGTCCTCCAGCATCTATCGTGGAAACAAGTCCGAAGGACCAGGCGTCGGATCAGCGATTGAAGCCTCCGCCCCATGTAACCAGACCCTGGGTCCCCCCTCCCGCGTAA
- a CDS encoding integron integrase: protein MVYAVSQPKRPLRTDDSSCFRESEGSQRDARPPKLLDRVRGSIRARHYSPRTEESYIHWIKQFIFFHGKRHPVEMGEAEINEFLTSLAVNKHVSASTQNQALSALLFLYQQVLNKPLDWIQLEVRAKRPARLPIVLTKMEIKAVLAQLKGTPKLIAMLLYGSGLRLTECLELRVKDLDLERNEILVRDGKGQKDRHTMLPESLKGLLGVHLQRVKELHERDLAEGAGRVKLPGALARKYPNADREWGWQYLFPASTRFFDKSAGIQRRHHLHESVMQRAMKQAVRQSELTKPASCHSLRHSFATHLLEDGYDIRTVQELLGHRDVSTTMIYTHVLNRGGRGVRSPADKL from the coding sequence ATGGTCTATGCTGTCTCCCAACCGAAAAGGCCTTTGAGGACAGACGACTCTTCGTGCTTCAGAGAATCAGAAGGATCTCAACGCGACGCCCGGCCGCCGAAGCTGCTCGATCGAGTTCGAGGATCCATTCGCGCCAGGCATTACAGCCCACGGACGGAAGAGAGTTATATCCACTGGATCAAGCAGTTCATCTTCTTTCATGGAAAACGACATCCTGTGGAGATGGGGGAAGCGGAAATCAACGAATTTCTCACTTCGCTGGCCGTGAACAAGCACGTAAGCGCGTCAACCCAGAACCAAGCCCTCAGCGCGCTTCTGTTTTTGTATCAGCAAGTACTGAACAAACCCTTGGACTGGATTCAACTGGAAGTGCGGGCCAAGAGACCGGCCCGTTTGCCGATCGTATTGACGAAGATGGAAATTAAGGCAGTTTTGGCACAATTGAAGGGGACGCCCAAGTTGATCGCGATGCTGTTGTACGGATCAGGGTTGCGGCTCACCGAGTGTTTGGAGCTCCGGGTCAAGGACCTGGATCTCGAGAGGAATGAGATCCTGGTGCGGGATGGCAAGGGGCAGAAGGACCGGCATACCATGCTTCCCGAGAGCCTGAAAGGGTTGCTGGGGGTGCATCTGCAGCGGGTAAAGGAACTGCACGAGCGGGATCTTGCGGAGGGAGCAGGCCGCGTGAAGCTCCCAGGAGCTTTGGCGAGGAAGTACCCCAATGCCGACCGGGAGTGGGGCTGGCAATATCTTTTTCCAGCCTCGACGCGTTTTTTTGACAAATCCGCCGGCATTCAGAGACGGCACCATCTTCATGAGTCCGTCATGCAGCGAGCGATGAAGCAAGCTGTGCGGCAATCGGAGTTGACCAAGCCGGCGAGTTGTCACAGCCTGCGCCATTCTTTTGCGACGCATTTATTGGAGGACGGGTATGACATTCGGACGGTCCAAGAGCTTCTAGGGCACCGGGATGTCAGCACGACCATGATTTACACGCACGTCCTGAATCGGGGTGGCCGAGGTGTTCGAAGCCCAGCCGATAAGCTTTGA
- a CDS encoding C39 family peptidase — protein sequence MNPNFLFLPAIAMAGVFFLAGFLLRKRIVRPPGTLFLLIASALFAIPGVLMVIYYLHLFDNAVWFYKFRAMPFSELSTSGLGFMAGVFHSSDARDSCFRRLSAPVALFVFLMIPFVKPIISCVDFSQFKNHWVGDVCLQTTPSTCGPASAASILKSFGQNVSEEELAKESFTYTGGTENWYLARALRRRGFDVQIVSSPETREPIPVRAIAGVTLRNGAGHFIAVLAETPTDYVFGDPLKGKVVIAKDVARNQYHFTGFFMVIQLKATSSARA from the coding sequence ATGAATCCAAACTTCCTCTTCCTGCCGGCGATAGCCATGGCCGGAGTTTTCTTCTTGGCAGGTTTCCTGCTGAGGAAAAGAATTGTCCGCCCACCCGGTACTTTGTTTTTGCTGATTGCCAGTGCGCTTTTTGCAATTCCCGGGGTGCTCATGGTGATTTATTACTTGCACCTCTTTGACAACGCTGTGTGGTTTTACAAATTCCGTGCCATGCCCTTCAGTGAATTATCGACCTCCGGACTCGGTTTTATGGCTGGAGTTTTTCATTCGAGTGACGCTCGAGACAGTTGTTTTCGAAGGCTTTCAGCACCAGTAGCCCTCTTCGTCTTCCTTATGATCCCCTTCGTAAAGCCAATAATCTCGTGTGTCGATTTCAGCCAATTCAAAAATCATTGGGTCGGTGATGTGTGCCTCCAAACCACCCCTTCGACCTGTGGGCCTGCCAGCGCTGCTTCGATACTGAAATCCTTTGGTCAGAATGTTTCAGAGGAAGAGTTGGCAAAGGAGTCTTTCACCTACACAGGCGGAACGGAGAATTGGTATCTTGCAAGGGCACTCCGCCGACGTGGATTTGACGTTCAAATCGTGAGCAGTCCGGAGACCCGAGAGCCCATTCCAGTTCGGGCCATCGCTGGGGTTACTCTCCGCAACGGGGCCGGTCATTTCATCGCGGTCCTCGCAGAGACTCCAACGGATTATGTTTTCGGAGACCCGTTGAAGGGGAAGGTTGTAATTGCCAAGGATGTGGCAAGGAACCAATATCATTTCACCGGCTTTTTCATGGTGATTCAGCTCAAGGCAACATCCAGCGCAAGGGCCTAA